In Aminobacterium sp. MB27-C1, a single genomic region encodes these proteins:
- a CDS encoding NADH-quinone oxidoreductase subunit C: protein MRTPKNYTQDSYSLEEILSSLRESFGEDVVKDVREHRAGKEQAVSFHQLWLTVPREKFLSLVEFLFGYDFLHFHVLSGNDDGDVITLNYHFTLFRVAGRGKRLGVTVSVPVPKEDLVMPSLFDTIPGVEYSEREMREMLGVDFDGLQNKALVFLPEDWDESIKPWRRDETGPDVDDVRMLS from the coding sequence ATGAGAACTCCGAAGAACTATACGCAGGATTCCTATTCTTTAGAAGAAATTCTCTCATCTCTTCGAGAGTCTTTTGGTGAAGATGTCGTTAAAGACGTACGAGAACATCGTGCAGGCAAAGAACAGGCTGTATCTTTCCATCAGCTGTGGCTCACTGTTCCGAGAGAAAAATTCCTTTCTCTTGTAGAGTTCCTTTTTGGTTACGATTTCCTTCACTTCCACGTTCTTTCTGGAAATGACGATGGAGATGTAATCACGCTGAACTATCATTTCACTCTCTTCCGAGTGGCTGGTCGCGGAAAGAGGTTGGGCGTAACTGTCAGTGTTCCGGTTCCTAAAGAAGACCTGGTTATGCCGTCCCTTTTCGATACTATTCCAGGAGTGGAGTACAGCGAGCGGGAAATGCGCGAAATGCTTGGAGTCGATTTTGATGGACTTCAAAATAAAGCCCTTGTATTTCTTCCGGAAGATTGGGATGAGTCTATCAAGCCGTGGCGCAGAGATGAGACAGGTCCTGATGTTGATGACGTTAGGATGCTCTCTTAG